The window TAGctgcaaatagaagagagaagagaggaagagagacagAGGGAGCAATTTCTGAGCCACGATAGATTCACTTTGTGTACTAtctttattaataatatttagTTAGCAAGTAATGTACTTTTAAGTAGGAATTCTTCTAAGAGTAGATGTCTTTACAATGAAGGTTCTAAGAGTAGATGTCTTAGTACAATGaagggaataaaataaaaagactatTCTAAGAGACTCAATTCATTGCatgataacaaagaaaatactgGATCGGCCATATTTAAACAAATCTAGGTAAATTTTCTCCAGTAACATCAATAACAACAATCACTCTATGCAATaccaattttaaaaaattgcacCCCCAAATTGATGTCATCTAGGGTCCAAAACTCTTAATTGGGTTCTATGGGTCGTAAAATGACTGAAGGGTTGTGGCATTTGTGTTAGTGTCGGCAGGTTCTAGATCGTTTGAAAGAATGTTGTCTGCAATCTGGGAATAGATTTCTTCCATTTCAGGAAAATGAACGAATAGCCTCCTGTGCCACGGTTGCCGTCCACACCGAGCACGAACTTGCTCTAAATGAAAGTGTGAATAGACTTTCATTACCTCATGCTGTTGTAGATGGGATTCAGGATTGGCGTGGGGGTTTTACTCTGGTTCTGGCGAAACACAATTATAATGAAGGAATTGAAAAACTGCAATTAAACTCAATATTCAAGGTGGTACATGGTAAATCAAAGGAGAAAGGACACATAGGGTATCGGGATTTATTAATTGGGGATAGACTTGAAGGGGTTTTGATACTGAGGACAAAGGAGAATAAAAGAATATAGGAGGGGGCACAAATGGAactcaattaataaaataatggataaaaagaataaaacaaggAAAGAAGTACTTAAAAGAGGGTAACTTGACTATCTACACCTTTTCAGTTATGAAATCAATAATCCTAGTGAGAGGGATTGAACAGATGGCAGTAAGAGACCAACCAATCATGGGTCTGTTAGAGAGCACGTTCTAAGTGTACTTTGGGCATTCGGTTATTATGCTGTATGTGCATCTACTTTTATGCCTTATAACTACCCTTGGCTATCTTATGTTAGCATGGAGCGTAGATAAACAATTTCCTGTATGAGGCTGAGTGCATCAATATAGGGGGAGAGAAATCTATTCTCTCACACAACACATTATCATCAATATAGGGGGAGAGAAATCTACCTCCTACTTTCATCTTCTCTCTACCTCTCTTGTACTTTTGCAACTCTTATATTCCAACTTGGTGTTAGTGCCCACAGTTTTGGTTTGAGAGTGGTGCTACAAGTTCTTCATAGTTGGTACTAGTATTGATGGATGCCTGTTagttacaataaaataaaattatcatGTTAAAGAATCAGATTGTGAATTGGATTTGTGAGTTGTCAACCATACATAACTGTGTGGATGGTTTATTCCTCGACTtgttaataatatatattttttccatttttatataAGGGAAGGCAGAAAGTTCTGTCCAAagtatatcaaaagaaaatattggCATATATGGTTCTAAGATCTAAATGTAAGATGGATTCAGTTGTTCTTCTCATTTCCTCCTTAGTTCAACAGAGATTTCCACCATTTTGATCCTACTTGAGTTTGTGTCAATTACTCTTCTGCCATTTATCTTACTCCCTTTTTGTTAGAAGAAAACTACATCATTTTTTCGAACCGATaaaattctttttgttttagatAGTGAATTGTGGGATTTTGGTGAAGTTGCAAAAATGGGCGTTAGGTAAATGCATCACAGTTCAATATTTATGGGACTGGAATTGAGCTATATCGGTCTTTTGTATGTTCTTGACATTTTACTTATTGGCATATAATAGGAAGCCAATCATTAAAAGTTTGGACTCGCTTCCTAAATATATTTATTTGCACTCAACTCAACCATATTTATTTTAAgctaataaaaaggaaacatatTAGAAacttaggctctgtactgtaacgattctgtttttttaacatgattttgggtctagcacacttttttgcatttctatttttttggagtgattctgcatcttaaatgttgtatggtaatcgccaaaaaaaatgattttataatctgaaagaaacagaaacatgtatggttcgtacttaacagaactgttagaaaccaatatttacataaagtgctatcttcaccatgggtgtcaaagttgtgatttttaaattaaatctaaggatagtcaatggttttttaatgaATTCTAAGTTATGAAAACCATTATTACCCAAATAGCTTAAGTCgaatgagacaaataagaatatctccatatcaacaacatagtgttcacttcaaatatgaaatatttggccatgtttccttgccatatgaaatataaaatatttcaacaaaaatatgatctatcataataacataaaagtatgaacaagaataaattcaagtattgacataattcttaaagtatctaattatgaacttaagggcataaattaggtcttccaaattaattcttaactgcaaaacatgtccaactacttcaaagtttaaacccaatcatcaaaatgtaatcatgtaatttaaGCCATTCCGGCTTTAACAGCTAactcatttgcaatctttttcctaagatcatccatctgtcttcttctttttgctaAGCTTATACTAATGTGAGCCGGTGGTACAtgatcttgaatttcttcatgCTCCTGATTCcaccaattttcaccaaactcctcaaaattcttgtctgcaatttcttcctcccgAATGAAGTTGTGAAGTGCACAACAAGCAATGACGATGCATGTTTGGGTGTTCAGTGGAAAACATGGCATTTTGCTGAGAATTGGGAAGCgcttcttcaaagaaccaaaactgcGCTCTATGACATTCCTAACAGAAGAGTGTCTATTATTAAATAGCTCTACTACTGTCCTTGGATGTCTATTCCTATAATCATTTAGATGGTATCTTTGTCCTTTGAACGACGTCAAGAACCCAGTAGTAGATGGATAACCAGAATCAACCACATAATATTTACCTAGCACGTAAAGTGAAAAGTAATGAATCAACACAATATATAAAATAGAGCATAATCAACTGGTGAGGTTAAGATTTAGAATGTactaggatgaggaaattcaaatTTAGGGTTATTCAATGTCTCATTGAatactcgacaatcatttgcagaACCCTTCCAACCAGCGTAcacaaaagtgaatttcatgtcaaggtcacatgcacacataacattccaAGTCGtatctcctttccttcctctgtaCGGTATTTGTTTGTGTAGAGGTACAAAAGCACTAACATGAGTGCCATCAATCGCGCCAATGCAGTCCTAGTACCAATACATGGatattcatcaaatcaaaccatGTATAACCACAAAACAACATAATCATTGTTTTAATTATAAGCAACATACCTTGAAGAAAGGATAGAGCTTTGGTTTTTCAAGAATATGTTTAGGGCAACGACTAAAGTTTGGAGGTTTGATATTCTCTTGTCCCTGTAGTATGAAAGCACATAATAGTTTCTTAAAGTGTTCACCTATAGTGTTAAGAGAACGCTGAAAGTGTTCTGCTATGTCTCTATACCTATCATTGTGACCAACGATAGATATAAACATTGCCAACTGCTCATCCACTCTTAAATATCGACTATCTTCCAACCAACCACGTTGTCGCATTAATGCTTcaaggttgaggaagacatggcGCTCCATTTTATACTGTTCATAGCATCTGTCTACATGTCCGTTTAGAACCTCACTCACTCGCTCTCGTCCTGTCAATTTACTATCTCGTATGGGCTCTCCAGTGTATAATGAATCACGTGTtttcatcaacaacatcatacacatcatgATTTCTGCATCAGTGTCATCCCTTTCCATTTGTTCAATGTGTTCCCTAGATGCGATCATTCTTTGATCCATtcctataatataaaattagaaatatgcaaaaacatcaaACCATAATTTTGAACAAATATCCAAGACATCAAATACTACAGTTAGAAAAATAAGTCAAGACACAATCATTCAAGACAtcttaaaaaaatgaaggaaaacatagcaaaccatcaaagttaaaagtagtgtCAAGGTACAATGAACAAATATTCAGGACATCAAATATTacagttataaaaaaaagtcaagacACAGTCATCCATAACATCTtaaaaagtgaaggaaaacatagcaaaccatcaaagttaaaagtagtgtCAATGCACAATCCAAGTAGAGTTATCAATCTATCTAATTAAAAGAACTTTTCAAGAAACAAACTACTGAAGGGTACGAAGAAGTATTGACTTCCGATGAGGAGGGCAGGAAATTAATACTTCTCTCCATTGCGTGTTAGCCATTAACTTCAAAAGTGCTTTCTTGTATAGTGTTTCATCTAACTCATATCCTGACTCAAGCACCTCCATGGCCTTAGTAATCCCGTACATCTGTTCTGCATTTTGGGTTGAAGCAGTGGACATGCTCGCATCTCGTTCTACCCTTGATTTACTCatatcttgaattgccttgcATGCCATTGACCAATCATTAGACTTGTTCCTCCTCCTTTTCACATTTGGAGTCCTATCATGCCTATGCTTAGTAGCTGGCCTTTTTTCCACTGCTTCAGTTTGAGTGTCACCTAATGGAGTAACTTCATCAGCGGAACTTGACTCATCACAAGACTCAATCATATTCCTAGCATCATCGG of the Macadamia integrifolia cultivar HAES 741 unplaced genomic scaffold, SCU_Mint_v3 scaffold368, whole genome shotgun sequence genome contains:
- the LOC122068294 gene encoding uncharacterized protein LOC122068294; the encoded protein is MDQRMIASREHIEQMERDDTDAEIMMCMMLLMKTRDSLYTGEPIRDSKLTGRERVSEVLNGHVDRCYEQYKMERHVFLNLEALMRQRGWLEDSRYLRVDEQLAMFISIVGHNDRYRDIAEHFQRSLNTIGEHFKKLLCAFILQGQENIKPPNFSRCPKHILEKPKLYPFFKDCIGAIDGTHVSAFVPLHKQIPYRGRKGDTTWNVMCACDLDMKFTFVYAGWKGSANDCRVFNETLNNPKFEFPHPSTF